In Setaria italica strain Yugu1 chromosome I, Setaria_italica_v2.0, whole genome shotgun sequence, the genomic window ATCCCCCAGCTGCCACTCTCAAAGGCCAGGCCCCCTTCATAGTCACCGTCTTGATCAGATGAATTCCTTGGACTATAGGAATCATTGCAAGCCTCATCTGGATCATTGTAGATAAGCTTCAGCGCCTGGACCACTTCTCCCATGAATGGTCTCTGTGACGGATCGGTGTGCACACACATGGAAGCAATGGATGCCACTTTAGCTACATTGTCAAAGTTGAACTTTCCATCCAGAGAAGGATCAATTAACTTCTCCAAGCCCTCCTTATGGCTTAGCAGAGGACGGGCCCAAGTCACAAGGTTCTCAGGATCCTTGGACTCAGAGATGCTTACGGGTTTCCTTCCTGACAAAAGCTCCAGCAAGACAACCCCATAACTGTAGACATCGCTCTTGACAAGAAGATGCCCCGTCATTGCATATTCTGGAGCAACATAGCTGTGCAGTCAAAGAGAAAATTATACAATCAAGTAAATACCAAGCCACTTTGGAGTATGAAGTGTAGGTAAAACCATTTTTATGGCCATGAATagtctagcaaaaaaaaaaaaggaatgatcCCTCAAGCATTGTCATTGTTCAACACCAAAAAGGTATGAACATTCTCAAGGAATCATTAGCAGGAATTCTAGAATTTAATCAAGCCAATTATACTAGCTGCATGTTTCTCCAACAGTGATGTCCAGGAGTGCATCCAGAAAGTAAATTAGTACAAATCATAAAGAGAACCAAAGTCGTCCTATCATGATCTCACATAGCAAGGTGCAGCAGATTATACAACTATTAACTAATGATCACATGGTTATTGACATAAATGAAGTGTGTCTTACCCAAAAGTACCCATTACCCTGGTAGAAATGGGTTGAGTTGCATTGGATGCTTCCCTTGCCAAACCAAAATCAGTAACCTTGGGAGTGAAATCTTCCTCTAACAATATATTGCTGGCCTTGAAGTCACGGTGTATGACATGAGGGTTTGAATCTTCATGCAAATACGCTAAGCCTCGAGCAGCCCCAAGAGCAATTTTCATCCTAACATCCCAGTTCAGTGTCCTCTTAGCCTTATCAGCACCTagtagacaaaaaaaaaaggctaggATCAACCCAAAACAATGACACAAGTCGCAAAATCCTAGAATAGGCACAAGAAACACAGAGGAAAATATGGATTTCTGTACTTTTTGTTTCTGAGTGCTGTGGTAATGTGGTTTCACTAAAACACGTCATCAGAGAGATTTAACTTTTAACAGGGAGGGCCCAGTGTATAGAAACACATTCCTTAAACTACATTAAAAAAACTCAAAGTCCTATAATTAGAATGGCAGTTGATTCAGCAAGTCCATGTTTGAACAAATAAATAAGCCTCATCGATTATTTTATGGAGATTCATGCAGTCAACACTTTCTTTGCAAGAGTTGTCAAGCACAGCTTTTCTATTTTACATACCATGGAGATGGGATTCAACACTGCCATTGCGTATGAGCTCATATACAAGACACCTTTTGTTCCGCTCGATGCAAATACCAATCAGTTTGACAAGATTACGGTGGTGTAGTCGACTGAGCATTTCCACCTCTGCAATGAACTCACGGTCACCACTCCTGTCCTCCCTTGTAAGCAATTTAACAGCAATTTCGTTTCCATCCTCCATCGTCCCATGGTAGACACGTCCAAAGCCCCCTTGACCCAAAACTCTTTTTGAATCAAAACCATCTGTGGCCTTCTGTAGCTGGGCTAGTGAAAATGTCTTTACAGACGATGTGCAAGTAGCCACTGTTGAAAGCATTGATGCTGACGCAGAGCTCACCATGCTGGTTGACAAAGCTGATCTAGCGCCTGCATGCATCATACATTGAGTTTTCAGACTAACTGCATCActtttttctcgaatacgcaggagagttgTGTATCATTTCATTATAGAAGAAATAAATGCAGCACTTTTAAGAGTAGAAATCATTTAGTGTTCTCAAGATTGAACTTGTGGGACCTTTACCACCAGATTTTGTTGTCAATCATATGCTAACAAAGATTTAGAAAATTAGAAACTGTTAATGCACATTTCTCATAAGGAAATTGGTCGAGTCTAAAAACTTTAACCACCACAGAACAGATTACCAAGAGACATTTATAGTTCTGCAGGGAATAACTATGTGCAATCATTAAATATCAATTTTCATTTTATCCAACCACATGGAATAGTGAACAGTACTCCCTCCTTTTTAAGTGGTGCTTCAGTATGCAAGCAATCAAAGTTTTCCGATGTTGACCATAAAAATCTGAAGTTAGCAACATGAAAATGATAATAAATGCTCTAGAAAACAGAGTGATGCTAACTCATCCCATCACAGCGTTACTTCTACATATTTTCCAAGCAGCCATAAGCAACAGATAGTTGACAAAGCATAAACAAACAAAGCAGAAAAGAACTAATAAAAGAACACACCAAAATATGTTTTAATACCATACCATATCTTCTGTTAGCTGCTGGGGTAGTTGCAGAGCTCATAGCGTCATGAAGCCGTCCAACTTTCTTCCACTTTATTATTAAAATCAGGATAACAGCACATGTCAACAGAAGTCCAAGAGAAGATCCTGACACTATCACAATGATCCAAATATCTGACTTCTTGTGCTTTTTCTTCTGATTGGGCACTGCCGCAGTTATAGGATCTTCAGTTCCTGAAGGATCCAGTCCCCCAGGCAGAGATGGTGAGAGGGATTGCAATCCTGCAGTGACAACGATGTATATTTACAAACATAATTCGAGCAAGTGACCTACGAAAGGGGTATTCCATGTAAAGGGTTTTACCATGATAGCTGATATTGATAACTTTATAATCTCcaaaaatagatgaatttatcTGAACCTTTTTATCCCTGAACCTATCAGATATTAGGGATGCTGTATAAGTATCAAAGTGTTCTCTTAGTGGCACCAAATAGATGGTCACCCGTGTCTTCTGGTCATCCTGGATACTTGCAACTGCAGCCATGATCTTCACCTGGCTTTGTTTAAGAAATGTCCCAGCTGCAACTTCAACTTCTAACTCTGCTATGCGCATGAACAGTAGATACGGAGCTACATCCAGATCAATGATAACACTAATAGGCTCAACACAGCCACAAGGGGAGCCAATTGGTGTTGCAGTTAGTGGCTCCGTGCAAGTATAGCTAGAACAACCTGCTAAAGACCAATAAACCATTCAATGAATAGAGAAAAGTGCATACACTCATATATATTTAGTCATAACAGTAGCTAAAATCTCAATAGCAACAGCACTAGACGAATAGACCACAGTCAGATGACATAAGCATAAGATTCGGTAAAGTAATAGAGGGATTCCTGGCAACATAAAATTGTGAATTCCATGAATGAGTAGCAAACCTTCAGGTGGTGGTGATGAGGATGGTGAAGGGCCTTGGTTTGACTCTCTCCGGTGCGCATGCTTGTGCCGGTGATGGCGCGCAGCAATACCTACAAGAATAGAATGAAATTAAACATCTGTCTATGAAAAATTAAAGTTTTGATACTGTAGTATTTAAGTTGCCGTAGTTACATACCAGGAGGTTCCGGAGGCATTGCCCTTGGAGGAAACGAAGGAGAAATTCGAGGTCCAAACGATCTCACTTCAGGGGGCTTTGATGGACTCAGTGCTGGACTAGCCAATATGGTTGCTGCAGAATATACAGGGTTTAGGGTTTACACCAAATGAAAAATAGTAAACCCTGGGGGGAGTTTATGTACCAATTATAAATAAGCACTgcaaaaaaaatgtaacatCATAAAGGAATGTGGTGCATTGGAGTTAAATGGCCAATTTCTATCGGCAATTACTGTTTCCGTGTTTCTAAAACAAAGCTTGGTGATATTCGGAGAAAAAACCTTTTTCAAAAGCTTGattctggaaaaaaaattagtGCACTGAAAAATGGTGCGTAGCTTCACATAAGTTATTTGATTGCAAATTTCATACTTGCACTTTCTTAAATACCCAACAAGAATCATTTCCTCCCCTGCCTAACAATGGTAGCGCTGTCTACAAGAATCAAATTTCAATACAAACCTAGTCGAAATAAACTACCAAAGAATATTCTATTTGCGATTTTATGCACCGCTCCACATAGGCTCTATTCTCCCTAAGATCTTATGCCTGGTCACGAGGCTCGGAGAGCGTGCAACCGTTGTTACCAGGCCATACAAATGCAACATAAGCCCCCTTGAAGGAGAAACTTTAGTGTAACACATGCTTCAAAGGTCTAGTTGAGTACATTTTACACAAACATGCATGGTAAGGAAGATCAGCTAGAAATCACAGCCTCCCTACACAAAACACACTACATGGCAACCTTTGCATCCAACAATCCCATGTACCCTGAGCACCATCTGCTTGCAGCACGAAAGTCCTTGAGAAAGGCATGTCACCCTAAGTAGAATCCGTCACAATCTCGTGATTCCGAGCTTTCGGTGTCAGCCAAAATTCCAAAACACACTTGCCACTCGCCAGAGCCTCCCCTCACACGCAGGGGCGGGGACGAAGTGGCAACCCAGCCCACCGACACTATCGTAAACCTCACATCTCACTAGATCCTCTCCACATCGCAGAAATCATCAAGCCCGCCGCAATCCAAAACATTTTTCCCCAAAAACCGTGCCCCCAGCAGCTGAATTCCGCATCCCACACCAAAAATACCCATCCCCGGCACGCTCGCGCGCTGGAGTCTAGAGAGGCAGCAGCACACCCCGATTCCAAGCACCCGAGCCCGTGACAGGAACGGCGCACCATACCAGAGCCCCCGGGAAGCTAGGACGCAAAGGATTCGCGCCGAAACGCAGCACGAAAGGCGCGCAATCCCCGGGCCCCCAAACCCCCAGCCCAAAGCGCAAGCGCACTGTGTGCCAGCTCGCCGCTCACTCAACACCGCGCAATGCCAGCGGGAAGCGAAGCGAGCACGGGCAGGAAAAAGGAGcgagcgagggagggagggaggaggcgttCGTACCGTGGAGAGCGGATGCCGCGCGGAACAGGAgggcgagcaggagcagcaatccggcgccgacgccgcccatCCCGGCCCGGTGCGCTACAGCATTGCCCGGGCGGCGGATCTGGGAGCTCCTGGGAGCGCCGgatcggggcggcggcggtggcgggggatcGGCAGCGGCGACTGAGATTGGCAGCGAGGCGAAGCGAgctgtctctctctctcactccgCAGAGAAGACGGGGAGGAGGAGTAGGGGGCCGCCGTGTGGGGAAGGCATTAAATTGCCGTGGCTGCTCTCCCGCTGGGTTTGGTGGTTTTGCTGGCTGTGGCTGCTGTGGATGGACGCCGATTACCGCCAGTACTCCCGATTTGGAGTCGAGTTAATGAGCAGCTAATCCCGCGGTTACCCTTGCTTTATTGGAATTCGAATCCAGGCGAGGGGTGGAAGCAAGAGGACCGAggacagaggaggcggaggtggtggtggcatgGTGGGGCCCGCCCGGGGCCTGTGCACTTGCAGGACTGGCGCGGCCGGAACAGTTCGCGGTGGAGGTCAGCGAGGTGGCAAACGCGCTTGCTTTGGagctttgcttgtttttttttcctcggaTCGAGGTCCGAGGACGAGCGATCGGGCGTGCAATGGCTGCATAGGTTATTGGGCCTGGATTTTGGCATCTAGAGTCAAAGTGTTCTTTTGTCGAGTTTATActgcttttgttttttttttctttcttgtttgGAACCGGTTGAAAGAACGGAATAAAAAAAGATGCCAACGGTCAATGCGGATATGCCCTGACGTGATGATCCTCGTGTAACCGGAGGACTAGGATGGCGAGAACGATACGCTGCATCGACGACTGTCACGTACTAGCGTCAGAACAACTTCACTT contains:
- the LOC101768838 gene encoding receptor-like serine/threonine-protein kinase ALE2 isoform X1, which produces MGGVGAGLLLLLALLFRAASALHATILASPALSPSKPPEVRSFGPRISPSFPPRAMPPEPPGIAARHHRHKHAHRRESNQGPSPSSSPPPEAGCSSYTCTEPLTATPIGSPCGCVEPISVIIDLDVAPYLLFMRIAELEVEVAAGTFLKQSQVKIMAAVASIQDDQKTRVTIYLVPLREHFDTYTASLISDRFRDKKVQINSSIFGDYKVINISYHGLQSLSPSLPGGLDPSGTEDPITAAVPNQKKKHKKSDIWIIVIVSGSSLGLLLTCAVILILIIKWKKVGRLHDAMSSATTPAANRRYGARSALSTSMVSSASASMLSTVATCTSSVKTFSLAQLQKATDGFDSKRVLGQGGFGRVYHGTMEDGNEIAVKLLTREDRSGDREFIAEVEMLSRLHHRNLVKLIGICIERNKRCLVYELIRNGSVESHLHGADKAKRTLNWDVRMKIALGAARGLAYLHEDSNPHVIHRDFKASNILLEEDFTPKVTDFGLAREASNATQPISTRVMGTFGYVAPEYAMTGHLLVKSDVYSYGVVLLELLSGRKPVSISESKDPENLVTWARPLLSHKEGLEKLIDPSLDGKFNFDNVAKVASIASMCVHTDPSQRPFMGEVVQALKLIYNDPDEACNDSYSPRNSSDQDGDYEGGLAFESGSWGIGASGCLDYRNSLPFVTMDYSSGRLEGPREPRTTLSTGSHVQSPVLQNRSGPLRMKKKLASFYRSRGSISEHGHLPRH
- the LOC101768838 gene encoding receptor-like serine/threonine-protein kinase ALE2 isoform X2; the encoded protein is MGGVGAGLLLLLALLFRAASALHATILASPALSPSKPPEVRSFGPRISPSFPPRAMPPEPPGIAARHHRHKHAHRRESNQGPSPSSSPPPEGCSSYTCTEPLTATPIGSPCGCVEPISVIIDLDVAPYLLFMRIAELEVEVAAGTFLKQSQVKIMAAVASIQDDQKTRVTIYLVPLREHFDTYTASLISDRFRDKKVQINSSIFGDYKVINISYHGLQSLSPSLPGGLDPSGTEDPITAAVPNQKKKHKKSDIWIIVIVSGSSLGLLLTCAVILILIIKWKKVGRLHDAMSSATTPAANRRYGARSALSTSMVSSASASMLSTVATCTSSVKTFSLAQLQKATDGFDSKRVLGQGGFGRVYHGTMEDGNEIAVKLLTREDRSGDREFIAEVEMLSRLHHRNLVKLIGICIERNKRCLVYELIRNGSVESHLHGADKAKRTLNWDVRMKIALGAARGLAYLHEDSNPHVIHRDFKASNILLEEDFTPKVTDFGLAREASNATQPISTRVMGTFGYVAPEYAMTGHLLVKSDVYSYGVVLLELLSGRKPVSISESKDPENLVTWARPLLSHKEGLEKLIDPSLDGKFNFDNVAKVASIASMCVHTDPSQRPFMGEVVQALKLIYNDPDEACNDSYSPRNSSDQDGDYEGGLAFESGSWGIGASGCLDYRNSLPFVTMDYSSGRLEGPREPRTTLSTGSHVQSPVLQNRSGPLRMKKKLASFYRSRGSISEHGHLPRH